The DNA segment CAACCGTCGCGACCTCGGCGGCGGCGACCTGCGCGACGTCGTCGCGTCCGCGGACTTCCTCCGACAGACCGGCTACGTGGACCCCCGGCGGATCGCGGTGATGGGCGGTTCGTACGGCGGCTACATGACGCTGATGGCGCTGACGAAGTACCCGGAGGTGTGGGCCGCGGGCGTGGCAATCGTCCCGTTCGCCAACTGGTTCACCGAGTACCAGAACGAGGATCCGACGCTGCAGGCGTACGACCGGATGATGATGGGAGACCCCGAGGAGGACACCGAGCTGTGGCGCGAGCGGTCGCCGATCTTCTTCGTCGACCGCATCCGCGCGCCCCTGCTGCTGCTCGCCGGCGCCAACGACATCCGCTGCCCTCCGGAAGAAACCCGGCAGATCGTCGAGGCGGTACGAGAGGCCGGCGGCGTGGCCGAGGCGAAGATCTACGACGACGAGGGACACGGGTTCGCCCGGCGAGAGAACCAGATCGACGCGTTCCGCCGGACCGCGGACTTCCTGAGCAAGCACCTGGGACGGCCCTGAGCCGGGGAGGCTTGCAGATGTACGACACGATGCAGATGCTGCGCGAGATCACCGAGGCGCCCGGCGTGCCCGGGTTCGAGGAGCCGGTGCGGCAGGTGATGCACAAGTACCTGAGCCCCCTCGGCGAGATCCTCCACGACCGCCTGGGCAGCATCGTCGCCCGCAAGGAAGGAAGCGCCGCACAACCCAAGGTGATCGTCGCCGGGCACATGGACGAGATCGGCTTCTTGGTGACCCGCATCACCGACGAAGGCTACGTGAAGTTCCAGACGCTGGGCGGGTGGTGGTCCCAGGTGATGCTGGCCCAGCGGGTGCAGGTGCTCACGCGCCGGGGCCCCGTGCTGGGGGTGATCGGCAGCAAGCCGCCGCACATCCTGCAGGAAGAGGAGCGCAAGAAGGCCGTCGAGATCAAGGACCTGTACATCGACGTCGGGGCGTCCGATCGCGAGGAGGCGCAGCGGTTTGGCATCCGCCCGGGCGATCCGATCGTGCCCACGACACCGTTCACCGTTATGCGCAACGACAGGCTGTTGATGGCCAAGGCGTGGGACAACCGGTTCGGCTGCGCGGCGATGATCGAGATCCTGCGGGCCCTGCAGGACATCGACCACCCCAACACCGTCTACGGCGTGGGCAACGTCCAGGAGGAAGTGGGACTGCGCGGCGCGCAGACCACCGCCCACCTCGTGCAGCCCGACATCGGCATCGCGCTGGACACGGGCATCGCCGGCGACACGCCGGGGATCAAACCGGACGAGGCGCAGGGAAAGCTGGGGCGGGGGCCGGTCATCTTCCTGTACGACGGCTCCATGATCCCCCACGTGCGGCTGCGCGACCTGGTGATCGAGATCGCTGAGTCGGAGGGCATCCCCTACCAGTTCGACCACGTTGCGCGCGGTGGCACCGACGCGGGCAAGATCCACGTCTTCGGCACCGGCGTACCCTCCATCGTGATCGGCGCGCCGGTGCGCTACATCCACAGCCACAACGCGATCTTGCACCGCGACGACTTCGACAACGCCGTCCGCCTGTGCGTCGCCCTCATCCAGCGACTGGACCGCGCAACCGTGGAGCGGATCGCAGCGTGACCGAACCGCCGAAGGCCCCACGATGAACGCCTCCGGTCTGCTC comes from the Armatimonadota bacterium genome and includes:
- a CDS encoding M42 family metallopeptidase, producing the protein MYDTMQMLREITEAPGVPGFEEPVRQVMHKYLSPLGEILHDRLGSIVARKEGSAAQPKVIVAGHMDEIGFLVTRITDEGYVKFQTLGGWWSQVMLAQRVQVLTRRGPVLGVIGSKPPHILQEEERKKAVEIKDLYIDVGASDREEAQRFGIRPGDPIVPTTPFTVMRNDRLLMAKAWDNRFGCAAMIEILRALQDIDHPNTVYGVGNVQEEVGLRGAQTTAHLVQPDIGIALDTGIAGDTPGIKPDEAQGKLGRGPVIFLYDGSMIPHVRLRDLVIEIAESEGIPYQFDHVARGGTDAGKIHVFGTGVPSIVIGAPVRYIHSHNAILHRDDFDNAVRLCVALIQRLDRATVERIAA